The genomic window AGGAACAAGTTCATTATTATTTCAGAAAGATGCATGATGCAATGTTTAAGATTTTTAAGACTGGTCATGAATATTCACTCTTCATCTCATATTTATTGTCAAATCTTTGAGATACGTGTATGTATGTTTAACTGAAGCACACGAGAGCAGCAGGTCAGCGGAGCATCGTCTCTTTCTGACCTTATATCCGGCCACCGTCGACTCGTTGGCCAGCGACTGCACCTTCTCCCAGGCGATGTTGATGGACGTGCCGCTGTAGTGCATCTTTGTGCCGGTGATCTTAGGAGGCCGACTCGGAGCTGAGGAACACAATCAGACCAGAAACCCATCTGAAGATCGTACTTTAGTTATTTACAGTTTATCTCTTAAAATCAGAGGTTTACAaacattttgatgttaaatatCCCGAATATGATCCCCTTATGAAGCACTCTGTTCCTTACGTATAGAGAAACTttttaatgtaacatttttaatgtttctgaaagagtctcttctgctcaccaaggctacatttatttgatcaaaaatacagtaaaaacagtgaaatattattccagtgtaaatcagcagttttctatgtgaatatatagtcaagtgtaatttattcctgtgatcaaagctgaattttcagcatcattactccagtcttcagtgtcacatgatccttcagaaatcattctaatatgatgatttggagTATTTCGTCAGATTCTGTCAGACTCACGGGCTTTCTTGGTGTGGATCCTGTGTCTCTGGCTGGCGGGTCCGTACCCGGCGCCGTTGTACGCCCGCACCTCGATCAGGTAATGCGAGTCGGCCTTCATGTTGTCCAGACGCGTGTGGTTCTCTCGACTCGGCACCAGAACCCGCTGCGCCGACGCCTCGTTCTCCAGCGTCTCCCTCCAGTACCGGACCTGAAGGAGAACACCCGCTGGAGTTTAACTGGAGTTTAACAGTGAAGGAGTGTCGTGTGACGGGCGGGTCAGTACCTGGTAACCCTCCACGCTCTGCAGCGCCACCGGCACCCAGGTCACCACGGCTTCTGTGGCCGACAGCGCTCGGGTCTCGGCGATGGTGGGCGCGTCCGCAGGcactgagacacacacacacacacacgtcagaACGCTTCTTCACCTGCGTCACCTGAGGCAGTCTGCAGGAGCGTCACTCACCGTCCTGCGCCGAGTAGATGAAGGCGCTGAGGCTGAACGGACCCTCGCCCTGACTGTTGAAGGCCTTCATCTTCACCTCGAACCTGGTGGACGGAGGGATTTTGGGGTCTTTGTGGACGTACTTCCGGGCCTGTGGGTCGGTGACCGTCACTCGCAGCCACTCGGAGTCGTTCTCAGGCTTGAAGGCGATGATGTAGCCGAAGTTACTGCCGTAGTAGTACTGCGACTGGACCGGCTGCGGATCAGAACATGACTCAGATACTTTccatttaaatatgcaaatgagacaTTATCTAAGACTGAGAGATGGTGATGTCTAAATGACAAGAGAAACAGTGTTTTGCTGTTATTCAGACAGATGGTGATAAATGTGAGCTCTGGTACCGTCCATGTGATGGTGAGCTCCCGACTGGCTCCGCCTCCTCCGCCGATGTCAGACGGAGCCACGACAGGCCCTACAGAGAGAGAGCGAGTCAAACACTACATACATGATGACGTGATCACGGTTGCTAAGGCATTTGCAGTTACTATGGTGTCGCTATGCAATTATGTTTCTGCTGGAGGAGGTTTAATTCTCAGTGTTTAATCAGATCACTATCAGCAGCCGTTCTAGTGAGGATTGACTGAAACTGACCACATGTTCTTCATCCCGGGTCATGATGATAATGATTAACTCTACTGGAATTAATTAGATTCGTTTGAATGTACCACTTGTTCAGAATGAACCCGAATGCAGAGGGAGGGATAAACGAACTGAAGGTGTTTACTGAGAGGACAGAAGGGACTCACGGGCTTCTCTGGTGGTGATTCGGGGTGAAGGGTCGCTCGGCGGGCCGGTTCCCAGCGTGTTGGTGGCCGTGACTCTGAACTCATACTCCGTCCAGGGCATCAGGTTGATCACGGTGGCCATTTCTGCATTTCCCTCCACATTGACTGgagctgaagacacagaagcacTGCTTTAGATACGAGTGTTTGATGGAGAACACTGATCTCAAGAGCGGTGATGTACTGACAGGTGGACGCGTCTCTCCAGTCCTGCTGCTCGCGCACGTCTCTGTACTGGACGCTGTATTTGGAGATAGGGCTCAGGTTGTCTGTCCCGTGACTCCACGTCACCCTCACACTGCTGGACGTCACCTCATCCACACGCACGCCGCCGGGAGGACCTGGAGGACCTGAGAGCGAGAGGAGATTCTCAGGAGATCTCAACAACATCTCAAACATTTCATACAAAACATCTCAAGAAGAACTCAAAGGCTCCAGGCTGGatgatatatgtatatgtgtgtttttatttcCAATAAGAGATTCCCAGCAGACTGACACGTTCACTGGGTTTCTGTCACTCAACGTGTGCAGTAAAGCATTCTGGGATACGGTCTCACCTCGCACCACCAGCTCTGCGGCGGACGTGACGTTGTCCACCGGCGTCTGAGCCGTACAGGCGTATCGTCCCGCGTGTCTCAGCTGTGCGTTACTGATCAGCAGCTCCGAGCTGGACGTCCCGGCCTGACCGGCCTGATTAACATCCTGACCAGCGGTGATGAAAGAGATAATTCATGTTTGAGACGCACACAAGACATCCATTCACTGCAGTaaacgataactataactataaagtTTTGACTGAATAGAGAGTCGCCACAACTGTAATGACACAGAGGAGCGATATCACTGTAATCACTTTTTTCAattgatgaatgataaaaacattatcagccaatcagaatccatcctgctttaagagcttgagcatttaaagtgacagatgacaaaactgcagctcgCTCATATAAAGAGAACGTATCAGCCGCTGGTGTGGACGCTGATATAGTTATCGATAGTTATAGTTTTGATTCATTAATCTCAATAAATTTTGTCATCACCATCTTGTGATCGTAATGCTCTCGGTCGCGGTCAAAGTCAATGACGTGATCGTCGAGGGACCAGATAAAGGTGAGGTCGAGGGTCGGGTCATGTGACGCAGCACACTCCATCCTGGAGCTGTCGCCGGTGTTGATGTCAGCGTTCGACGGGGCCAGAGTGATCTTAGTGGCATCTAAAGAGAGACACAAACTCATCTGAATAAATGAGTGGAATCACATGACTCTTGTTCATTGATCACTGTCAGCTGCAGAGGTGCAGCTGTGTGTTTGTGGCAGCAGAGGGCAGGAGTGAGCCAGAATACAAGCATCTCTGTTGACTTGAGAAACATATTGAAGGTTTTGAGGCCATTCAAGAAAGCAgatgtgttctgggtggttactaAAGTgatgctatgtggttgctagggtgttgctatgtggttgccagggtgaacagcatgtgtgtgttgtgtttccATGTCGTACCCGTGACTAACAGCGATCCGGTGCTGTTCGCTCGGCCTCGGTCGTTTTCTGCGAAGCACGTGTATCTGCCTTCGTCTGATTTAGTGATGTTGAGCAGCTCTAAACTCCCGTCCGGCCAAATGAAGAGCCTGCAGAGATAGAGGAAAAGCTTTATTTGAGCAGGTCCGGACGTGGCGCGAGCGTGTCGTGAGCGAGAGATGCTgcggtgacctctgacctgctGGAGTTGTGCAGGAGCTCGGTTCCTTTGCTCCAGGAGATGGTGGGCCGCGGCGCCGCTCTGGGTTTGCAGTCGAACACCACACGGCCGTTTTTGGCCCCCAGGAGTTTGGGTTTCACAGGGTTCCTCTCGAATGAAGGAGCGCCGGCTgagaaaacaacaaacacacagtCAGTGGAGGAACATCTGCATCTGAGGCTCAAACTGAATGACCTCTGACCCggtcaaccaatcagagttGAGCTCACCGAACACCCTGAGCTCGGCGTTGGCGTAGATCACGCCGTGACGGTTCTCAGCGATACACTGATACATGCCCGAATCGTCAAACGTCAGGTCCGTGAAGCGTAACTCGTGGTTCTTGCCGTACTGATGGAGAGAACGAACAGATTCGTCCGTCAACACTCATGAACGCTGTCACCAATAAATGTCATCAACATCATATTCCTACTGTTTATCAATGAGAAGAAgccataaaaacaaataaaataacataatgtAGAAAAAACTTacaaatatttgtatatatatagattaattcatttgattatatcaaaaataaaaacatcaaaaataaataaataaaaacagctaaattaataaatgatgcCATACAAATCcgttatttaatgttaattaatactaataaatgaataaataaagtatTTGACGAATTattaattgatttatttaataaatcaaagtcataaagctaaataaaatatcaaaaatgaatataaatacgGTGCAGACACTCAAAAGAGTCAGTCTGGCATGATTCTTCGGTCAGAAGTCATGTTTGATTAGCGTTCTGAGTGTCGCCGGACGCTGTAATCACACTTCAGGTGTTTGGATAACAACCATCTGCTGAGACGGTTACATAACCAGGAGCATGATGGGAAGGCCGCGCTCCAGACGGGAAAACAGCCAGTGTCCGCGACGCTCCACAACACACTCATTCATTACACTGCGTCTCTCTGCATCCACTGATCAGGTTCAGCAGTTTACAAATGCATCTTACTAATCTGGATGATTTCTGGTGTTTTTACGGAGATCACGACACTCCTGAAGCTCTGAGAGTCGAGAAACACTCATGAACCGATCACATGAACGCAGCATCAGTCACTTGAAATGACGGCCGTACCATTCGTCCGTTCTTCAGGAAGTGCACGTGGGGTTTGGGTTTCCCGGTGGTCAGACAGGACATGATGTAATCTCCTCCGATGTCTCTCTCCGAGCTGCTGATCTTTTCCACCCATTCAGGAGCtcctgagacacacacacacacacacatgtaaacACACAGTGTGTGATCATATTTCTGACATGCACTCTATTTTCCAGAATAAACCTCTATCTTGTTCAGTGCTCAGGTGTGTCTCAGTAAAgaggtcatgtgactctcaCCCTCCACATACAGGTGCGTTTTGTGCCAGTCTTTGCCTTTGGAGTTGTCGGCCTCGCACTCGTACACACCCTCGTCCTCGTACTGGACGTCATAGAGATGGAGGAGACTTCCTGCCATACTGACGTCATGACGATGGGCCGGCAGCTCGCCATCCACCTTCCTCCAGCGGATCTGAGGGATGGGGctgaacgcacacacacacacacataatataaCACCCTGAGAACCTCTTAATCATTTAAACACAATCTAACAAAATATCAACTTTCACCACACTGTGTCAATCAGCTATAGGTGACTAAATAGATGCAAGAGGATGAAAATCCATGACTGATCAAAACTCTCTGACTGTtcaaaataaacagtttttaaaaacattttttgttggttatatgaaagtttcattgtttcattcttcaaacattatgggaacgttacttttgaatgttctctgaatgttctgaaacaagcagtaacatttaaaaaatgttagacaATCATTgaactaaaacatttcaggaaAAATTCCATGcatgatgtataaatatatttttgtgctaatgttttaAGAACATTAACTCAGACCAGATGACTCTGAACGAACGTTccattaacgttactggaagaatgtttgtttgaAACTTTGAGAggaccttgccagaacgttccctgtcaGCTGTGGATTCAGTATGCAGATATCCCAGTGATGTCACTGATGTTATTTTGAATTCTCAGCGTTCTATCAGTGTCGGTCAATGGCATTTGAACTTTAAGAAGTTTATTAAGAGATTGCACTGTAATGTTGAAATGATCTACAAAATGCAGTTTGAatgaaaaatgattaaaaaactgaaatatttgcAGAAAACTGTGCTGAATAATGAAGCGTTTGAGAGAAATGATTGAAGCGGTGCTTTTGTGAACAACAGAAATCATCTGGTTGGCATTATTTCTTACTTTCCCAGCGCGAAACACTCGAGCGTGACGTTCTGCCCCGCCAGCGCGAAGGTGTCTGGAGATTTGACTTTGATATCAGCAGGATATTTCCTCAGAGAACCTGAAAGAGAGCAGAAATGAGCCGTGAATGGCTGAGGACTCATGCTTCCCTCCAGCAGAAGGAGCGAGACGCGACGAGTCCCTCCTGTTTGTTTCTCTCAACAGAGCTCCTGCTCCGAGGCGCTTTGACTCAAAACACACTCATGATGTTGTGACAGTCATGAACGTCTGTAATATCACACAGGAGCATGTAATGCTGGGAATGAACCGGATGCAGCACCACACTAGAGATTCAGTGCTTTAGACATTAAAGATTCATGAGGAATCAAGGCAAGACGGCGCAGGTGAACTGGGGTCAAAATGAACTCATAGATGTTCAGCAGCTGATTTATTACAGTCAGAATTTTAACACTCTCTTGTATTgcaagttttctgaaatgttatgcTTAAACAGGAAAATGAGGTCGTTTTTAGTTTATTACACACTAATTTGCATGCATTTCCAGAAAATAAATCTGAACTTTGGATAAAGCCAGGTTCAAAATTTGAGTTTGattttgttgacatattagAGTTAAAGATTTTTACTGAGGGGATTTTGCatttctctttttatcacttcataaataaaaaaatactgtcaacaggtggaaaaaacacatttttaacatgtttttaggaataaaagGTTATATAAATCAAGGCaaatgatatatgaacaaaCCCCACAGTAAAAACCTTCAGGATATAGATATGAATAAAAGTGTAAGTTTTGATGTCTGTAAGTGCTGCTGAAgtggagaaaaaactcattttgtgAAAACAATCTTTAAAGATATTGAACGCAAATAGATaaagtacaataaaataaacactaaagtgttttttagatgtttttcccactagtctgaaagaagaaaagaaaaacagccTTGTCTTAAATCTTTTGAGCTCAAACTTCCTCTCCAGTTCAAAcaacttttattgaaaataaacagCAGAAGCGACTCATTTTTCTGACGTCACACAGAAGAACATTGAGTGACCAGAAACTCATATTATTCCTGATAAACTCACATGAAAGCTTGAGCTGTTCGTCTGCTCATATTATGACAGACATGATTTCTGAGCGTGAACAGGCCTAAAATAAGAAGCAGCTCACTTCAGACACCACAGACAGTTTTCTTTCAGATCTTTGCTTCTCTTTCCTCTCTCTGTCAGTTTCAGCACACAGTCACACTATCGATTGCTTTCTGCTTCAGAAGATCTAACAAACAGCTGCATGAGCATCACTCACACTTTAGtggcaaaaactgtaaaattagtATTAGTAAACGCAGCACCGGAGTTAAAGGTGCATGTGTTCCAACATCCTCTGGGAATGACTCACGCTCGGCGATGGGCACCAGCGGGATGAACTTGCTGAAGACGCTCTTGGCGATGGACGGGCTGTGGACAAAACACGAGTAGTTCCCGCTATCTGACGCGCGGACGGTGGAGATGTAGAGATTCCCGGTGGTCTGAGACACGAACCGCCGCTTATCCAGAGGGATGAAGTCCGGAAACTCGTTCAGCATCCAGCGGAAGGACAGATCCTCTGCAGagacaggaaatgacatcacaCACCTGTTACAATAGTGTCCGTCTAACGCATCAATGACTGCAGGTCGCCAGTGAAATGGAAACAATTCTATACCTTCTattgtaaaaatatgtaaattgattaagatgtgtgtgtgcagaaAACTTCTGCTATATGTCTTTGTATGTTAGCGTATGAAAGTATGATAAAAGGTCACTATGGTAACCTGGGAAGTGTGGAGGCGGGGCACACAGAAGCACCGCCCCCTGCCCCTCCTTCACATAGACCGCCTCCCGCTCGTCTGTGGAGAACATGTCCAGGTCTAAAACACGAAAACAGAATTTAATTAACTCCACACATCACTTTCACAAACAATAGCAGTAAAACTGCACTGAAGACACTTTTGAGTCATAATTCAGCAGAAAGAGCACAAGCGTCTCTGAAGTCTGACAGCAGAAATTAATATCCGTCAAGCACTGAACAATAacggctctgtgtgtgtgtgtgtgagtgtgtgtgtgtgtgtgagtgtgtgtgtgtgtgtgcgtgtgtgcgtatGTAAGTCAAGCAGACGTTCAGGGCACTTTAACAGAGCTCTTATAAGAGCATCAGGAGCGACTCACAGCCGAACTGAATGGACGCTCTCTGACTGACCACCGTCCCGAACTCATTACTGGCCACACACGaatagttcccagcatgcttgcTCTTGTCTGGGAAGCTGATGACCAGGTTTCCACCCATCAGGCTGTAGTGATCGTCAATGACGATTTCTGTGCTGTTCAGTTTCCACCTgagaatacacacacacacacacacacgttcaactaaataaaaacatttcatcAACACTAACTTTGgtgttggcttgagaaagcctGACCAGAACgtttaaaatagtttaaaaagctTGAAGTTTGAAGGTTTTGTAGGCCATAGTCTGGCCAGGTTCCTTGAAACTTAAACCCTAtaaatagttatatatatatccatCTAACACGTTTCTTCAGTACTGTGTTCAGTAATAATGTTTGCAGCGTGGTAAAGCGTGGTGAACTCTGGGAGTAGGTGTGACCTGTATGTGGCGGGAGGGTTCGCTCGTGTCCTGCAGCTCATGATGATCTTGTCTTCCGGAGACTCTTCCGGGTAAATGGTGTCGACGGGCTGCTCCTCAAACACCGGCCCGAATCCTGACGACTCGTCTGAGACAGCAGGAGGAAATACGGTCAAACTCAAAGAATCATAATCACGTGAGATCATAAAAACACATGAAGCGAGAGTCAGGGACACACACATGATTAACAACAACAAGGCCAAGGACtaatataaaaatagatttatataaataaataaatgtaaaaaagtgctgtcaaatcaattaatctaccataaaaatgtgtttatatatatatatatatatatatatatatatatatatatatatatgtgtgtgttacaaacttttatgttagatatTTCATGAACAGATACATTAGAAAAATTACATAATTAAGCATTATAAACCTAATTAACCTATTGACCGGATCAGGAGGAGTTGACtgatattattagttaatattattttctttctgtGACATCAGAAGAAAAGTACATTTCAGAGACAGAGAAACATATGAAGATGATTTTCTTAACTTGCACtgataaattatgcataataatgTGCGTTAAGAGAGTCCAGCGGGTCCATCTTGACCCCATGTTGACGGTCAGTCATTTCCGGCTCCATTAGTGCATTAAAGACACAACGAGTCTGACGCCACTGCGATTAATGACGATGATTAACTCACGAACAGTTTGTTTTTCAActgttgattattttaaaactaagttgaaataatgtgggCTGATGGCTTCAACTAAAGCATATAGCATCGATTATCGTCCTCGTAGCTCACAGTAATGCTGTCTTTAAAATTCATCAATTATTGCTAAAAATCAGTTCCACTATGGAGGAAATCAATAGAGTTTCTACTTCCGGAGGCATCATACGCATGTCACTTTGGAATGTAAGTCACGGCACATTTGAGATGATAAAAACATGACTTATATTCTGGAAACTATGGTAAATGTTGTCCACTGGATGTAAGTGATTCAGTGAGCGTATCCAGACAGACAGAGCCAGTTTGAGAGGATTGAACTGAAGCTCTTCTGATGATCTTTCAGGAATCTGCGCTGGTCTAATCATATATGAATTATTCATGAGCGGGGAGCGTAATCTTCAGTTCACTCATGATTTGATGTTAATAACTCAACCAGGCGTCAGACGGGTCGGTTCCTGATCTAAACACACGTGTAAAACAGCCCTGATTATCATAcagaatgacaaaaaaacatgtttagactcataaaaacaaagaaaaaaaaatgcatttattaaagAAACTAAAGCATATTCTTAtgaacattatttttcattttttaatgcaaattaaGCAACCCCTGTCCCAATTTTAATTTCTATGTGAATGGAGTACCAACTTTACCATGATGTATGATTACTatacaaattaaaacaaaatatgcaaataaaaacGAATTCGCAATATTAACTATATTATCATATCAGTGCTGCTAGAGTATTTCAGCGGTTTGACTGACGCTCCAGCTCTGTGTGTTCTGTAAACCACATGCAGTCGCGCGGATGAAACGCACAGAGATCAAAGACTCTCCAGGAATCACTAAACGTCTGGCAGAGCACGCAGGCTCCCGAGGCTCTGAGGGTGAACGGGTGGAGGCGGTCAGGCTGTGGAAATGGAAATGACATAGGCGTCTGTTTAATCTCCTGCTCCCCCACAATGCCCTGCTTCTTTATTAGAGCTCTGAATCACTGTGACGTCCGTGAGATCTTCTCTGAACACATCTCTCAGATGCACCACACGGTCCTAACGTCTCACAGCGTGTCCTAACCAGGACACAATAGCTTTCCAGCAACAAGCCGCTGTCTAAACATAACAGGTAATGTGACTGA from Chanodichthys erythropterus isolate Z2021 chromosome 24, ASM2448905v1, whole genome shotgun sequence includes these protein-coding regions:
- the cntn1a gene encoding contactin-1a isoform X1, with product MIPGAMSHAALVLLIAASLRSRFCSVCADFPGVFGDESSGFGPVFEEQPVDTIYPEESPEDKIIMSCRTRANPPATYRWKLNSTEIVIDDHYSLMGGNLVISFPDKSKHAGNYSCVASNEFGTVVSQRASIQFGYLDMFSTDEREAVYVKEGQGAVLLCAPPPHFPEDLSFRWMLNEFPDFIPLDKRRFVSQTTGNLYISTVRASDSGNYSCFVHSPSIAKSVFSKFIPLVPIAERSLRKYPADIKVKSPDTFALAGQNVTLECFALGNPIPQIRWRKVDGELPAHRHDVSMAGSLLHLYDVQYEDEGVYECEADNSKGKDWHKTHLYVEGAPEWVEKISSSERDIGGDYIMSCLTTGKPKPHVHFLKNGRMYGKNHELRFTDLTFDDSGMYQCIAENRHGVIYANAELRVFAGAPSFERNPVKPKLLGAKNGRVVFDCKPRAAPRPTISWSKGTELLHNSSRLFIWPDGSLELLNITKSDEGRYTCFAENDRGRANSTGSLLVTDATKITLAPSNADINTGDSSRMECAASHDPTLDLTFIWSLDDHVIDFDRDREHYDHKMDVNQAGQAGTSSSELLISNAQLRHAGRYACTAQTPVDNVTSAAELVVRGPPGPPGGVRVDEVTSSSVRVTWSHGTDNLSPISKYSVQYRDVREQQDWRDASTSPVNVEGNAEMATVINLMPWTEYEFRVTATNTLGTGPPSDPSPRITTREARPVVAPSDIGGGGGASRELTITWTPVQSQYYYGSNFGYIIAFKPENDSEWLRVTVTDPQARKYVHKDPKIPPSTRFEVKMKAFNSQGEGPFSLSAFIYSAQDVPADAPTIAETRALSATEAVVTWVPVALQSVEGYQVRYWRETLENEASAQRVLVPSRENHTRLDNMKADSHYLIEVRAYNGAGYGPASQRHRIHTKKAPPSRPPKITGTKMHYSGTSINIAWEKVQSLANESTVAGYKVLYRKEGQPSGTLYTTEKQSIDLPLMKDDYLVEVRAHSEGGDGAVAQVRIAELIHSYSPVTTLRSSTQMILNVPKSRLKSKELIHSYSPVTTLRSSTQMILNVPKSRLKSKGAAGALASLGLFSLLLVALLSLIL
- the cntn1a gene encoding contactin-1a isoform X2, producing the protein MIPGAMSHAALVLLIAASLRSRFCSVCADFPGVFGDESSGFGPVFEEQPVDTIYPEESPEDKIIMSCRTRANPPATYRWKLNSTEIVIDDHYSLMGGNLVISFPDKSKHAGNYSCVASNEFGTVVSQRASIQFGYLDMFSTDEREAVYVKEGQGAVLLCAPPPHFPEDLSFRWMLNEFPDFIPLDKRRFVSQTTGNLYISTVRASDSGNYSCFVHSPSIAKSVFSKFIPLVPIAERSLRKYPADIKVKSPDTFALAGQNVTLECFALGNPIPQIRWRKVDGELPAHRHDVSMAGSLLHLYDVQYEDEGVYECEADNSKGKDWHKTHLYVEGAPEWVEKISSSERDIGGDYIMSCLTTGKPKPHVHFLKNGRMYGKNHELRFTDLTFDDSGMYQCIAENRHGVIYANAELRVFAGAPSFERNPVKPKLLGAKNGRVVFDCKPRAAPRPTISWSKGTELLHNSSRLFIWPDGSLELLNITKSDEGRYTCFAENDRGRANSTGSLLVTDATKITLAPSNADINTGDSSRMECAASHDPTLDLTFIWSLDDHVIDFDRDREHYDHKMDVNQAGQAGTSSSELLISNAQLRHAGRYACTAQTPVDNVTSAAELVVRGPPGPPGGVRVDEVTSSSVRVTWSHGTDNLSPISKYSVQYRDVREQQDWRDASTSPVNVEGNAEMATVINLMPWTEYEFRVTATNTLGTGPPSDPSPRITTREARPVVAPSDIGGGGGASRELTITWTPVQSQYYYGSNFGYIIAFKPENDSEWLRVTVTDPQARKYVHKDPKIPPSTRFEVKMKAFNSQGEGPFSLSAFIYSAQDVPADAPTIAETRALSATEAVVTWVPVALQSVEGYQVRYWRETLENEASAQRVLVPSRENHTRLDNMKADSHYLIEVRAYNGAGYGPASQRHRIHTKKAPPSRPPKITGTKMHYSGTSINIAWEKVQSLANESTVAGYKVLYRKEGQPSGTLYTTEKQSIDLPLMKDDYLVEVRAHSEGGDGAVAQVRIAGAAGALASLGLFSLLLVALLSLIL